DNA from Aliarcobacter butzleri:
TTTAAACACTGGTGCGATATATACATTAGTACCTTTGATGACAGCAGTTTTATGTATATTTTTCTTTAAAGAAAAGATTGCTTTAAAACAGTTATTTATTTATATATTAGGAATTATTTCTACTTGTATCGTTGTATTTCAAGCTGATTTTACATTGTTTTTAACTTTAAGTTTAAATAAAGGTGATATTATATTTCTTATAGCTTCATTGTCTATGTCTTTATATCCAGTATTTATAAAACTTTTGTATAGTAAAAAAGACGAATTATTAGTTCTAGTTTTTGCAACACTTTTAGGTGGAATTATTTGGATGAGTTTAACTATGCAGATTCTAAATATTCCTTATAATTGGAATAAAATAGAGCTAAATCATTTTTATTCATTACTTTATTTAGTATTAGCAACTACAATATTAACTTTATTTTTATATCAAAAAGCAACTTTAATTTTAGGTGCTAAAAAGATAATGGCATATATTTATCTAAATCCAGCATTTGTTGCA
Protein-coding regions in this window:
- a CDS encoding DMT family transporter, with the protein product MNERLSAHFYVLLATILISGSFLASQKLANVIDPISLTLYRFVLALIFLSPVIIFSKNRLKNVFKILPKAMVVSLVYTLYFIGMLRALENTTVLNTGAIYTLVPLMTAVLCIFFFKEKIALKQLFIYILGIISTCIVVFQADFTLFLTLSLNKGDIIFLIASLSMSLYPVFIKLLYSKKDELLVLVFATLLGGIIWMSLTMQILNIPYNWNKIELNHFYSLLYLVLATTILTLFLYQKATLILGAKKIMAYIYLNPAFVAIIMFLLEGQTISFGVFLGILLSAFATIIILRQK